Proteins encoded by one window of Homoserinimonas aerilata:
- a CDS encoding transglutaminaseTgpA domain-containing protein translates to MRRPRRQRAAFVVVATATFWVGLAIAVTAFWPIYEHPQFIIMAVGTIVLGSAIALLGAVFRWPSPVVLLLTLIVFAVFGVPFAVPELALYGVLPTLDGLLELVTGAALGWKQLLTITLPVGTYQGLLVPAFLLILVATVGGLSTALRARFGELSALFPSAVLLVGLLFGPKELPFAMPLVLGFLVAVLGTLAWWRWQRRRDAIRALAATTPGTGAAPLETAERSGGIRAVASAVVILAIAVGTGSAAVSLAPPSRERVVLRDTVERPFDPQEYASPLSAFRRYLQPGTADAAMLTASGLPEGGRLRIATLDTYNGVVFSVGSEQTSSESGSFTRVPTSIDQSAIDGEHVTLDIVITGYKGIWVPTAGKLQTIDFVGADASGLKNSFFYNDVSGTAVALDGLGEGSGYELDAVVTPMVADSQLASLAPGTATVPVASAVPDDLAVTLDGWVRDATTPGERLRAMLAGIATEGYISHGGADEPPSRSGHGADRIAQLLTDPIMIGDQEQYAVTAALMARAIGFPSRVVVGFVPDSVSSAGDATVVRGSDASAWIEVNTLRQGWVAVDPTPPVREIPLAEPEEPAQVARPQTPVPPRATEPDGNTDQIPLDSSQEEDPVEDPFLAILLAALVGLGVTLLVIAVLLSPFIAIVAAKLRRRHLRQRASSPAQRISGGWREFEDAIIDYGYTPPASPTRSEVAETVGGIQPLVLASVADRATFAPEQVREEEAIQVWTAVRELGAGLGEGRTRWQRLKALVSLRSLGGYSVKELFARERRLP, encoded by the coding sequence ATGAGGCGGCCGAGACGGCAGAGGGCTGCGTTCGTCGTCGTGGCGACGGCGACGTTCTGGGTGGGCCTGGCCATCGCGGTCACCGCATTCTGGCCGATCTATGAGCATCCGCAGTTCATCATCATGGCGGTCGGAACGATCGTGCTGGGCAGCGCGATTGCTCTGCTCGGTGCCGTCTTCCGGTGGCCGAGCCCTGTGGTTCTCCTTCTGACGCTCATCGTCTTCGCCGTGTTCGGCGTTCCCTTCGCCGTTCCAGAGCTCGCGCTCTACGGCGTGCTTCCCACGCTCGACGGCCTGCTCGAGCTGGTCACGGGAGCGGCGCTCGGCTGGAAGCAGCTGCTCACGATAACGCTGCCCGTGGGCACGTACCAGGGACTGCTGGTCCCGGCGTTCCTGCTCATCCTCGTCGCCACAGTCGGCGGACTCTCCACAGCATTGCGAGCGCGATTCGGCGAACTCTCGGCCCTGTTTCCGAGCGCCGTGCTTCTGGTCGGCCTGCTCTTCGGCCCGAAGGAGCTCCCCTTCGCCATGCCGCTCGTGCTGGGCTTTCTCGTCGCCGTGCTCGGCACGCTCGCCTGGTGGCGGTGGCAGCGCAGACGGGATGCCATCAGGGCGCTCGCTGCGACGACGCCCGGAACCGGCGCCGCCCCCCTCGAGACCGCGGAGCGCTCCGGCGGGATTCGTGCCGTCGCATCCGCCGTCGTCATTCTCGCCATCGCCGTCGGCACCGGCTCGGCCGCCGTCAGCCTGGCCCCGCCGAGCAGGGAGCGCGTCGTGCTGCGCGACACCGTCGAGCGGCCGTTCGACCCGCAGGAATATGCGAGCCCCCTCAGTGCGTTCAGACGGTACCTGCAGCCCGGCACGGCCGATGCCGCCATGCTCACCGCAAGCGGCCTTCCTGAGGGAGGGCGGCTGCGCATCGCGACGCTCGACACCTACAACGGTGTCGTGTTCTCGGTCGGGAGCGAGCAGACGAGCAGCGAGTCTGGCTCGTTCACTCGGGTTCCGACGAGCATCGACCAGTCTGCGATCGACGGGGAGCACGTCACACTCGACATCGTCATCACCGGCTACAAGGGCATCTGGGTGCCCACGGCAGGAAAGCTGCAGACGATCGACTTCGTCGGGGCGGATGCCTCGGGGCTGAAGAACTCGTTCTTCTACAACGACGTGAGCGGCACCGCCGTTGCGCTCGACGGGCTCGGCGAAGGCAGCGGCTATGAGCTCGACGCTGTCGTCACTCCGATGGTCGCCGACTCGCAGCTCGCCTCTCTCGCGCCGGGAACCGCGACAGTGCCCGTGGCGAGCGCCGTGCCCGACGATCTCGCGGTGACCCTCGACGGCTGGGTGCGGGATGCGACGACACCGGGCGAGCGGCTGCGCGCGATGCTCGCAGGCATCGCCACGGAGGGCTACATCAGTCACGGTGGAGCGGACGAGCCGCCGAGTCGATCCGGCCACGGGGCGGATCGGATCGCGCAACTGCTGACCGATCCGATCATGATCGGCGACCAGGAGCAGTACGCCGTGACGGCGGCGCTCATGGCCAGGGCCATCGGATTTCCCTCGCGGGTCGTCGTCGGCTTCGTTCCCGACTCTGTCTCGTCGGCAGGCGATGCGACCGTCGTGCGAGGCTCGGATGCTTCCGCCTGGATCGAGGTCAACACGCTGCGGCAGGGCTGGGTTGCGGTCGACCCGACGCCGCCAGTCCGCGAGATCCCGTTGGCCGAACCGGAGGAGCCCGCCCAGGTGGCCCGCCCGCAGACCCCCGTGCCGCCCCGGGCGACGGAGCCCGACGGCAACACCGACCAGATCCCGCTCGACAGCTCGCAGGAGGAGGACCCCGTCGAAGACCCCTTCCTCGCCATCCTGCTGGCGGCCCTCGTCGGGCTGGGGGTGACGCTGCTTGTGATCGCGGTGCTGCTCTCGCCGTTCATCGCGATCGTCGCCGCGAAGCTGAGGCGACGTCACCTGCGGCAGAGGGCGTCGAGTCCGGCCCAGCGGATCAGCGGGGGCTGGCGGGAATTCGAGGATGCCATCATCGACTACGGCTACACGCCGCCGGCGTCGCCGACCCGCAGTGAGGTGGCGGAGACGGTGGGCGGCATCCAGCCACTCGTGCTCGCATCCGTCGCCGATCGTGCCACCTTCGCTCCCGAGCAGGTCAGGGAGGAAGAGGCCATCCAGGTGTGGACGGCGGTGCGGGAACTGGGCGCCGGCCTCGGGGAGGGGCGCACCCGCTGGCAGCGGCTCAAGGCACTCGTCTCGCTCCGATCTCTCGGTGGATATAGTGTCAAGGAGTTGTTCGCACGAGAGAGACGGCTCCCATGA